A region of Lacinutrix sp. Hel_I_90 DNA encodes the following proteins:
- a CDS encoding CAL67264 family membrane protein encodes MAMNKNTVLAWATTIMILVGLGLIGLGAFRYDDVAGWGFAAVGVGFFAVAWVFNALKGRV; translated from the coding sequence ATGGCAATGAATAAAAATACCGTGTTAGCTTGGGCTACCACAATAATGATATTAGTAGGATTAGGTTTAATAGGCTTAGGAGCGTTTAGGTATGATGATGTCGCAGGTTGGGGCTTCGCAGCTGTGGGCGTTGGATTTTTTGCTGTTGCCTGGGTTTTTAATGCATTAAAAGGAAGAGTATAG
- a CDS encoding MarR family winged helix-turn-helix transcriptional regulator: protein MADISKDVNAKFKDNRFKAFVNIMYTANWLSNKQVLFFKPFDVSPQQHNILRILRGSGKPLKVQTVKERMVERAPNVTRLMDKLISKALIERKACKEDRRVVHINITKKGLELLKEIDVVFNSDILEQLTQEEAKQLSNLLDKIR, encoded by the coding sequence ATGGCTGATATTTCTAAAGATGTTAATGCAAAATTCAAGGACAATAGATTCAAAGCCTTTGTTAACATAATGTATACCGCAAATTGGTTATCTAACAAGCAGGTGCTTTTTTTTAAACCTTTTGATGTGTCACCACAACAGCATAATATTTTACGTATTCTACGCGGCTCAGGAAAACCATTAAAAGTACAAACGGTAAAGGAGAGGATGGTGGAGCGCGCACCAAACGTGACACGCTTAATGGATAAGCTCATATCTAAAGCGCTAATTGAACGTAAAGCATGTAAAGAAGACCGACGTGTCGTACACATCAACATCACTAAAAAAGGCCTCGAACTTTTAAAAGAAATCGATGTGGTGTTCAATTCAGATATCTTAGAGCAATTAACACAGGAAGAAGCTAAACAATTAAGTAATTTATTAGATAAAATAAGATGA
- a CDS encoding pirin family protein yields the protein MKTIIHKAASRGYANHGWLQANHSFSFANYYDSEKLQFGALRVLNDDIIAPKMGFGTHPHDNMEIITIPLSGELKHRDSMANAWLSVKPGEVQVMSAGSGLQHSEINGSQEHYLSLFQIWIMPDKHNVEPRYDQIRFNPEDRNNKFQTLVSSIQTDDEGLKIYQNAKISRIDLTKDNTIQYNTISKHHGVYIMNVSGNASVNNQTFESRDAIGVSETDTFSIKANENSDLLLIEVPM from the coding sequence ATGAAAACAATAATACATAAAGCTGCATCAAGAGGCTATGCTAATCACGGTTGGTTACAAGCCAATCACTCTTTTAGTTTTGCTAATTATTATGATTCAGAAAAATTACAGTTTGGAGCACTACGCGTATTAAACGACGATATTATAGCACCTAAAATGGGTTTTGGAACCCATCCTCATGATAACATGGAAATTATCACTATTCCCTTAAGTGGCGAATTAAAGCACAGAGATTCTATGGCAAATGCATGGTTATCTGTTAAGCCGGGGGAAGTGCAAGTGATGTCTGCAGGTTCTGGATTACAGCATTCAGAAATTAATGGTTCGCAAGAGCACTATCTTAGCTTGTTTCAAATTTGGATTATGCCAGATAAACATAATGTTGAACCTAGATACGATCAAATACGTTTTAATCCTGAAGACCGAAATAATAAATTTCAAACATTGGTATCTTCAATACAGACAGATGATGAAGGGTTAAAAATTTACCAAAATGCCAAAATTTCAAGAATTGATTTAACTAAAGATAACACCATCCAATACAACACCATATCAAAACACCATGGCGTGTATATTATGAATGTTAGCGGGAATGCTTCGGTAAATAATCAAACCTTTGAGTCTAGAGATGCAATAGGTGTTTCAGAAACGGATACGTTTTCAATTAAAGCAAATGAAAATTCGGATTTACTCTTGATAGAAGTGCCTATGTAA